The nucleotide sequence AAGAATTTCCCGGTCGGCAACCTGCTGGATTATTCCGCCGGTCTGTCGGGGCTGCTGTGCGCGCTGGGCTTTGTGAATGCGCGCGTTGAAAACGCCGCCTTTGCACGCGCCCGTGCGCGCGAGATTGCCGGCGAGTTGCGCGGCGTGCTCCCGCCCGATTTGCCTGTGCAACTGGCCGCGTTCAGCGACCCGGAACCGGCGTTGCTGCCGGGCGTTTGGCGGGCCGGGCAACTGGCCTGTTCGCTGTGGCCCGACCTGACCGGCGACATCGCCGCTCACTTCCGGCGCCGCGCGGCGCCGCAACGGACGGGCGACCTGATGGCCGAATTGCTGCTGGCGCAGCGCTTCGGCGAGTCCGCCGGTTTCGACCCGCTCGCAAGCGCGATGGAGTTTGTGAACACACCGCAAACCACGACATCCGGCTGTCTCGCGCAGTTGTGGGTCGCGCTGTCGGCCTGCATCGCCGAACCCGCGGCGATGGAGAAGGCGCTGGAAACCGGGTCGCTGCTGTTCGCCGTCTTCAATCGCGAAGGCCGCTGGTTCGCCGACGAGTGGGCCGGCGACGCGCATCTGCCGACGGCGCTGGACGGCCTGTCGTCACTCGGCCTGGCGCTGCTGGCGCTGCACGGCTCGGCGCCGGTGCTGCCGCCGTGGCTGGTGGATTGCGGATTGCGGTAGTTTTTGCGGCAGTCCGCAAGAGTTTGCGCCCGGCGCGGCGCGGAATTCAGGAGACGGCGCGCCAGATGTGATGGTACGACATGAACACAGGTTGTCCATGCAAGTTGTTGAAATGGCGCCAGATGTAATTGGGCCGCGAATGGCGGCCATCGGGCATTTCGGCCAGCAGCCGGCCTATCGTGCTTTCGCTGGGGCAGGGCAGGTAATAGCGGTTACAGAAGTGGGTCAGTTGCGTGTGAATTCTGCTCTTGCCGAGGTACGGCTGCGTCTGCTTCAAATGATAAATCCGGTCAATCACCTCGACCGGCCATTCAAACCCCTGCCGCTTGCTCTTCGGCGTCGTCGGTTTCGGCGTCAGCCCCTGAACGCGCTTGCCCGGCGTTTGGCGCAGTTTCGCCTTCCACCGGTACAAGGTGCGCTGGCTTACCCCGAAATGCTCCCGCGTCTTGCGCAGGCCGTGTTTCTGCCAGTAGTAGAGGATGTAGATGCGCTGGCGCACCACCTCATGACTAGCCGGCCACTCCCACGCATAGAGGCTGGTCAAATCCGATGTCAGCAATGTTTCCCGTGTTTTCATAATCCACCATGGCTGCGGGTTATAAAGACCTTTATTCTATCACAGCAGGGCAATAGCGGCATCGTTGCAATCTTGTGTATAATGT is from Gammaproteobacteria bacterium and encodes:
- a CDS encoding helix-turn-helix domain-containing protein, with the translated sequence MKTRETLLTSDLTSLYAWEWPASHEVVRQRIYILYYWQKHGLRKTREHFGVSQRTLYRWKAKLRQTPGKRVQGLTPKPTTPKSKRQGFEWPVEVIDRIYHLKQTQPYLGKSRIHTQLTHFCNRYYLPCPSESTIGRLLAEMPDGRHSRPNYIWRHFNNLHGQPVFMSYHHIWRAVS